The following proteins are encoded in a genomic region of Arachis ipaensis cultivar K30076 chromosome B02, Araip1.1, whole genome shotgun sequence:
- the LOC107628228 gene encoding 18.1 kDa class I heat shock protein-like: protein MSLFQKLLSQNGLYDSSFFSDIMGFESNTQMDWKETRNSHIFEIDLPGFTKEDVNLELRQDRVICVRAERKAQEHEEEEEEEKKKLTWHCRERVGTSGVFSRELRLPENSKVDDIKASMRDGVLSITVAKDESKKKHKSHKKVVHIEQEHQGVGANNNNKGIGRFVCCKA from the coding sequence atgTCCCTGTTTCAAAAACTACTTAGCCAAAATGGGCTATACGATTCAAGCTTTTTCTCAGACATAATGGGGTTTGAATCCAACACCCAAATGGATTGGAAGGAGACACGTAATTCCCACATCTTCGAAATCGATCTTCCGGGTTTCACCAAGGAGGATGTGAACCTCGAATTACGCCAAGACAGAGTAATATGCGTCAGAGCAGAGAGAAaagcacaagaacatgaagaagaagaagaagaagagaaaaagaagctgACGTGGCATTGCAGGGAGAGAGTAGGGACAAGTGGGGTGTTTTCGAGGGAGTTGAGGTTGCCGGAGAATTCGAAAGTCGATGATATTAAGGCATCAATGCGTGATGGGGTGTTGTCGATAACAGTGGCTAAGGATGAGAGTAAGAAGAAGCACAAGAGCCACAAGAAAGTGGTTCACAtagaacaagaacatcaaggtgTTGGtgctaataacaataataaagggATTGGGCGTTTTGTTTGTTGCAAAGCTTAG